A genomic segment from Saimiri boliviensis isolate mSaiBol1 chromosome 14, mSaiBol1.pri, whole genome shotgun sequence encodes:
- the CC2D1A gene encoding coiled-coil and C2 domain-containing protein 1A isoform X4, whose protein sequence is MHKRKGPPGPPGRGAAAARQLGLLVDLSPDGLMIPEDGVNDEELEAEFLALVGGQPPALEKLKGKGPLPMEAIEKMASLCMRDPDEEEEEGTDEDDLEADDDLLAELNEVLGEEQKASETPPPVAQPKPEAPHLGLEATLQERLALYRTAIESARQAGDSAKMRRYDRGLKTLENLLASVRKGNAIDEADIPPPVAIGRGPAPTQLAPGIASAPEPRVTLQAPPPSAPASSPGSAQPQMPPGPCSPGPLAQLQSRQREYKLAALHAKQQGDTAAAARHFRVAKSFDAVLEAVSRGEPVDLSCLPPPPDQLPPDPPSPPSQPPTPAMAPSTPEIPPPPRTLLEALEQRMERYQVAAAQAKSKGDQRKARMHERIVKQYQDAIRAHKAGRTVDVAELPVPPGFPPIQGLEATKPTQQSLVGVLETAMKLANQDEGPEDEEDEQNSPVAPTAQPKAPASRAPQSGSAPAAKAPPKGTSTRAQQQLAFLEGRKKQLLQAALRAKQKNDVEGAKMHLRQAKGLEPMLEASRNGLPVDITKVPPAPVNKDDFALVQRPGPGLSQEAARRYGELTKLIRQQHEMCLNHSNQFTHLGNITETTKFEKLAEDCKRSMDILKQAFARGLPTPTARFEQRTFSVIKIFPDLSSNDMLLFIVKGISLPTPPGLSPGDLDVFVRFDFPYPNVEEAQKDKTSVIKNTDSPEFKEQFKLCINRSHRGFRRAIQTKGIKFEVVHKGGLFKNDRVLGTAQLKLDTLETACEVREILEVLDGRRPTGGRLEVMVRIREPLTAQQLETTTERWLVIDPVPAAVPTQVAGPKGKAPPVPTAAREPGNRSTRPLHSLSVLAFDQERLERKILALRQARRPVPPEVAQQYQDIMQRSQWQKAQLEQGGMGIRREYVAQLERQLQFYTEAARRLGNDGSREAAKEALYRRNLVESELQRLRR, encoded by the exons ATGCACAAGAGGAAAGGACCCCCGGGACCCCCGGGCAGAGGCGCCGCGGCCGCCCGCCAG CTGGGCCTGCTGGTTGACCTCTCCCCAGATGGCCTGATGATCCCTGAGGACGGAGTTAATGATGAAGAACTGGAGGCTGAGTTCTTGGCCTTGGTCGGGGgccagcccccagccctggagAAGCTCAAAGGCAAAG GTCCCCTGCCAATGGAGGCCATTGAGAAGATGGCCAGCCTCTGCATGAGAGACCcagacgaggaggaggaggagggaacgGACGAGGATGACTTAGAGGCTGATGATGACCTGCTA GCGGAGCTAAATGAGGTCCTTGGAGAGGAGCAGAAGGCTTCAGAGACCCCGCCTCCTGTGGCCCAG CCGAAGCCCGAGGCTCCCCATCTGGGGCTGGAGGCCACCTTGCAGGAGAGGTTGGCACTCTATCGGACAGCGATTGAAAGCGCCAGGCAAGCTGGAGACAGCGCCAAGATGCGGCGCTATGACCGGGGACTTAAA ACACTGGAAAACCTGCTGGCCTCCGTCCGGAAGGGCAATGCCATTGACGAAGCGGACATCCCACCCCCAGTGGCCATAGGCAGAGGCCCGGCACCCACCCAGCTGGCTCCTGGAATTGCGTCAGCCCCAGAGCCCAGGGTTACCCTGCAggcacctcctccctctgccccagcctcatCTCCAGGCTCAGCTCAGCCCCAGATGCCCCCAG GTCCCTGCAGCCCAGGCCCTCTGGCCCAGTTGCAGAGTCGCCAGCGCGAGTACAAGCTGGCTGCGCTCCATGCCAAGCAGCAGGGAGATACCGCTGCTGCCGCCAGACACTTCCGCGTGGCAAAG AGCTTTGATGCTGTCTTGGAGGCCGTGAGCCGGGGTGAGCCCGTGGACCTCTCCTGCCTGCCCCCTCCACCCG ACCAGCTGCCCCCAGATCCACCGTCACCACCGTCGCAGCCTCCGACTCCTGCTATGGCACCCTCCACACCAG agatccccccaccccccaggacCCTGCTGGAGGCGCTGGAGCAGCGAATGGAGCGGTACCAGGTGGCTGCAGCCCAGGCCAAGAGCAAGGGGGACCAGCGGAAAGCTCGAATGCACGAGCGCATCGTCAAG CAATACCAAGATGCCATCAGGGCTCACAAGGCTGGCCGAACCGTGGATGTTGCCGAATTGCCCGTGCCCCCAG GCTTTCCCCCCATCCAGGGCCTGGAGGCCACCAAGCCCACTCAGCAGAGTCTGGTGGGCGTCTTGGAGACTGCCATGAAGCTGGCCAACCAGGATGAAGGCCCAGAGGATGAAGAGGATGAG CAGAACAGCCCTGTGGCCCCCACAGCCCAGCCCAAAGCCCCAGCCTCAAGGGCTCCCCAGTCGGGATCAGCCCCAGCAGCCAAAGCACCCCCCAAAGGCACATCCACCAGAG CCCAGCAGCAGCTGGCCTTCCTAGAGGGCCGCAAGAAGCAGCTACTGCAGGCTGCGCTGCGAGCCAAGCAGAAAAACGACGTGGAGGGCGCCAAGATGCACCTACGCCAGGCCAAGGGACTGGAGCCTATGCTGGAGGCCTCCCGCAACGGGCTGCCTGTGGACATCACCAAG GTGCCTCCCGCCCCCGTCAACAAGGATGACTTTGCCCTGGTCCAGCGGCCCGGCCCGGGTCTGTCTCAGGAGGCTGCCCGGCGCTATGGTGAACTCACCAAGCTCATACGGCAGCAGCATGAG ATGTGCCTGAACCACTCAAACCAAttcacccacctgggcaacatcaCTGAAACCACCAA GTTTGAGAAGTTGGCGGAAGACTGTAAGCGGAGCATGGACATCCTGAAGCAAGCCTTCGCTCGGGGGCTCCCCACGCCCACCGCCCGCTTTGAGCAAAGGACCTTCAGCGTCATCAA GATCTTCCCTGACCTCAGCAGCAACGACATGCTCCTCTTCATCGTGAAGGGCATCAGCTTGCCCACACCTCCAG GACTGTCCCCTGGCGACCTGGATGTCTTTGTTCGATTTGACTTCCCCTATCCCAACGTG GAAGAAGCTCAGAAAGACAAGACCAGTGTGATCAAGAACACAGACTCCCCTG AATTCAAGGAGCAGTTCAAACTCTGCATCAACCGCAGCCACCGTGGCTTCCGAAGAGCCATCCAGACCAAAGGCATCAAGTTCGAAGTGGTTCACAAGGG gggGCTGTTCAAGAATGACCGGGTGCTGGGGACAGCCCAGCTGAAGCTGGATACACTGGAGACAGCGTGTGAGGTCCGGGAGATCCTTGAG GTCCTGGATGGTCGCCGGCCCACAGGGGGGCGACTGGAGGTGATGGTCCGGATTCGGGAGCCACTGACAGCCCAGCAGTTGGAGACGACAACAGAGAGGTGGCTGGTCATTGACCCCGTGCCAGCAGCTGTGCCAACA CAGGTTGCTGGGCCCAAAGGGAAGGCCCCTCCTGTGCCTACCGCTGCAAGGGAGCCAGGGAACAG ATCAACCAGGCCCCTGCATAGCCTTAGTGTGCTGGCCTTCGACCAAGAGCGTCTAGAGCGGAAG ATCCTGGCCCTCAGGCAGGCGCGGCGGCCAGTGCCCCCAGAAGTGGCCCAGCAGTACCAGGATATCATGCAACGCAGCCAGTGGCAGAAGGCACAGCTGGAGCAAGGGGGCATGGGCATCCGACGGG AATACGTAGCCCAGCTGGAGCGGCAGCTACAGTTCTACACGGAGGCCGCCCGGCGCCTGGGCAATGACGGCAGCAGG GAGGCCGCAAAGGAGGCGCTCTACAGGCGGAATCTGGTGGAGAGCGAG CTGCAGCGGCTCCGCAGGTGA